A stretch of Microbacterium caowuchunii DNA encodes these proteins:
- a CDS encoding helix-turn-helix transcriptional regulator produces the protein MPKNDAVRSAPEERLVNLVVALMATEQGLTKETILSSVSGYREQSESGASKDALEKMFERDKENLRGLGVPIETLGDYADPDDLREARYRVPTAEYALPADIRFTAAEIALLNLAGSVWSESSMSDQARSGLRKIRALGNTVDERIIGYAPRISVRDHAFAPLQRAIEQARAVTFPYLKPGERTPRMRRVRPLALVEYEARWHVLGFDVDADAERTFLLSRITDAVTPTRESFDPALRAGAGERALQGLRALALSQTALVEVHPGTEAALRLGRRATPAAQGLRVPYVDVHVLADELASYGPEVRVVEPERLRELVIDRLRAVRDRNGGER, from the coding sequence GTGCCCAAGAACGACGCCGTGCGCAGCGCACCCGAGGAGCGTCTGGTGAACCTGGTCGTGGCCCTCATGGCCACCGAACAGGGACTCACCAAGGAGACCATCCTGTCGTCGGTCTCGGGCTACCGGGAACAGTCCGAATCCGGCGCCTCCAAGGACGCGCTGGAGAAGATGTTCGAGCGCGACAAGGAGAACCTGCGCGGTCTCGGCGTTCCCATCGAGACCCTCGGCGACTATGCCGACCCGGATGATCTGCGCGAGGCGCGCTACCGGGTGCCGACGGCCGAGTACGCGCTGCCCGCCGACATCCGGTTCACGGCGGCGGAGATCGCCCTGCTCAACCTCGCCGGCAGCGTGTGGAGCGAGAGCTCCATGTCGGATCAGGCACGCAGCGGGCTCCGGAAGATCCGGGCGCTCGGCAACACCGTGGACGAGCGGATCATCGGCTACGCCCCGCGGATCAGCGTCCGCGACCACGCTTTCGCGCCCCTGCAGCGCGCCATCGAGCAGGCCAGGGCGGTCACCTTCCCCTATCTGAAGCCGGGTGAGCGCACGCCACGGATGCGCCGCGTGCGCCCGCTCGCCCTGGTGGAGTACGAGGCGCGGTGGCACGTGCTCGGCTTCGACGTGGACGCCGATGCCGAGCGCACCTTCCTGTTGTCCCGCATCACCGATGCCGTGACGCCGACGCGGGAGTCCTTCGATCCGGCCCTGCGTGCGGGCGCGGGGGAGCGCGCCCTGCAGGGGTTGCGTGCACTCGCGCTCTCGCAGACGGCGCTGGTCGAGGTGCACCCGGGAACGGAGGCCGCGCTGCGCCTGGGCCGCCGCGCGACCCCGGCCGCGCAAGGACTGCGCGTGCCGTACGTCGACGTGCACGTCCTCGCGGACGAGCTGGCCTCCTACGGACCCGAGGTCCGGGTGGTGGAGCCCGAGCGCCTGCGCGAACTGGTCATCGACCGCCTGCGCGCGGTCCGGGACCGCAACGGGGGCGAGCGATGA
- the tatC gene encoding twin-arginine translocase subunit TatC — MTLGEHLIELRKRLMIAALALVVGMVVAFFVTDPIIHLITEPIRTIAERDGDAAKVELMFSTVSSAFDLRLRMSFAIGLMFSAPIWMWQIWAFVMPGLTKKEVRYTWGFIAAAVPLFFAGCYVGLVIMPHIVELMASFVPDGGASFYDAAYYYDFVFKLLIVVGIAFVLPVFLVALNLAGVMSGLAILKGWRVAILISVIFSALATPAADVASMLLLAGIMTVLYFAAAALSLLFDRRRRKRDAALLDGTP; from the coding sequence ATGACGCTGGGCGAACACCTGATCGAGCTGCGCAAGCGGCTGATGATCGCTGCGCTCGCGCTCGTCGTGGGCATGGTCGTCGCTTTCTTCGTGACCGACCCGATCATCCACCTGATCACCGAACCGATCCGGACGATCGCCGAACGCGACGGCGACGCCGCCAAGGTCGAGCTGATGTTCAGCACGGTCAGTTCGGCGTTCGACCTTCGTCTTCGCATGTCCTTCGCGATCGGCCTGATGTTCTCCGCGCCGATCTGGATGTGGCAGATCTGGGCCTTCGTCATGCCCGGGCTCACGAAGAAGGAGGTCCGGTACACCTGGGGCTTCATCGCCGCGGCGGTGCCGCTGTTCTTCGCCGGCTGCTACGTCGGGCTGGTGATCATGCCCCACATCGTCGAGCTGATGGCCTCGTTCGTCCCGGACGGCGGTGCGTCGTTCTACGACGCCGCGTACTACTACGACTTCGTCTTCAAGCTGCTCATCGTGGTGGGGATCGCCTTCGTCCTGCCGGTCTTCCTGGTCGCGCTGAACCTCGCCGGAGTGATGAGCGGGCTGGCGATCCTGAAGGGGTGGCGCGTGGCCATCCTCATCTCCGTCATCTTCTCCGCCCTCGCCACGCCGGCCGCCGACGTCGCGTCGATGCTGCTGCTGGCCGGGATCATGACCGTCCTCTACTTCGCCGCCGCCGCGCTCTCCCTCCTGTTCGATCGCCGACGCCGCAAGCGCGACGCGGCTCTGCTGGACGGAACACCCTGA
- the tatA gene encoding Sec-independent protein translocase subunit TatA, with the protein MLQGLTGWHFLVILLVILLLFGAAKLPALAKSLGQSARVFKGEIKEMKKDDAADDATAPSTSADPQLGTTVLGDSSSRPNGTDSPQR; encoded by the coding sequence ATGCTCCAAGGACTCACCGGATGGCACTTCCTCGTCATCCTCCTGGTCATCCTGCTGCTGTTCGGCGCGGCCAAGCTCCCTGCCCTCGCCAAGAGCCTGGGCCAGTCCGCCCGTGTTTTCAAGGGCGAGATCAAGGAGATGAAGAAGGACGACGCGGCCGATGACGCCACCGCCCCCTCCACCTCCGCTGACCCGCAGCTCGGCACGACGGTCCTCGGCGATTCCTCGTCCCGGCCGAACGGGACCGACTCTCCGCAGCGCTAG
- a CDS encoding helix-turn-helix transcriptional regulator — protein sequence MNAARHLPATERAALIMQLVPYLLERGDVSVSEAAAAFEVSPAQMREMVEKLTVIGRPGDGGYWQLPNDLFDIDWDLLDEQDRIALTHTVGLEQAPRLTAREAAALLAGLQLTGSLPGFVDSEIVTGLLAKLARGAGAAPADVIVAPAPVDSARETVDAALRTGVAVSFTYKAPDAEPTTRTVDPVKVHIADAQWYLQGWCHLRQGMRTFHLDRVSDLALTDTPIEHAGEPLPALFDPDAFDVIARIRFPESVAPLLGDYLDHATLETSQGMCVATMRVADEHSLRRLAARRGGDVEILEPLAARRAAVEWAEAGLAQYATR from the coding sequence ATGAACGCGGCGCGCCATCTCCCCGCTACCGAGCGGGCGGCGCTCATCATGCAGCTCGTGCCCTACCTCCTCGAGCGCGGAGACGTGTCCGTATCGGAGGCGGCGGCCGCCTTCGAGGTGTCGCCCGCGCAGATGCGCGAGATGGTCGAGAAGCTGACGGTCATCGGCCGTCCCGGCGACGGCGGATACTGGCAGCTTCCGAACGACCTCTTCGACATCGACTGGGATCTGCTGGACGAGCAGGACAGGATCGCCCTCACCCACACCGTGGGACTCGAGCAAGCCCCGCGGCTCACCGCCCGTGAGGCGGCCGCCCTGCTCGCCGGGCTTCAGCTGACCGGATCCCTGCCGGGCTTCGTGGACAGCGAGATCGTCACCGGTCTCCTCGCGAAACTCGCCCGCGGCGCCGGAGCCGCTCCGGCCGACGTCATCGTGGCGCCCGCCCCCGTCGACTCGGCCCGGGAGACCGTGGATGCGGCGCTGCGCACCGGCGTGGCCGTGTCTTTCACCTACAAGGCGCCTGATGCCGAGCCCACCACGCGCACCGTGGATCCGGTGAAGGTGCACATCGCCGATGCCCAGTGGTATCTGCAGGGGTGGTGCCACCTGCGCCAGGGTATGCGCACCTTCCACCTCGACCGCGTGAGCGACCTCGCCCTCACGGACACCCCGATCGAGCACGCCGGGGAACCGCTGCCCGCTCTGTTCGACCCGGACGCCTTCGACGTCATCGCCCGCATCCGCTTCCCGGAATCGGTCGCCCCTCTGCTGGGGGACTACCTCGACCACGCCACCCTCGAGACGAGTCAGGGCATGTGCGTCGCGACGATGCGCGTCGCGGACGAGCACAGTCTGCGCCGACTGGCCGCACGGCGGGGTGGGGACGTCGAGATCCTCGAACCCCTCGCCGCTCGGCGCGCCGCCGTGGAGTGGGCGGAGGCCGGTCTGGCGCAGTACGCGACCCGCTGA
- a CDS encoding DEAD/DEAH box helicase has translation MSTPSPAERYARATSAQRHPETAAFAAMQRFTLDPFQIEGCESLEEGRSVLVAAPTGAGKTIVGEFAIHLAMTTPRDKAFYTTPMKALSNQKFRELVEVYGAENVGLLTGDTNINGNARIVVMTTEVLRNMLYASSSALRDLRFVVMDEVHYLADRFRGAVWEEVIIHLPADVRLVSLSATVSNAEEFGDWLDTVRGDTDIIVSETRPVPLEQHVLVRGDLLPLFDDRAGVATAQVNQELMRIRSANGRTFEQNRQAMQNRRSDGQHRRPHKGGQRPLRPAAARRAERIDRPEVIDLLARANLLPAIFFIFSRAGCDGAVQQVRRSGLRLTTAPERREIRELVEEHTRALPEEDLAALGFWEWRENLERGVAAHHAGLLPAFKEIVEELFRRKLVKVVFATETLALGINMPARTVVLEKLEKFNGEARVAITSGEYTQITGRAGRRGIDVEGHAVVQWTEGMDPQAVAALASRRTYPLNSSFRPTYNMAVNLIDQFGRSRAREILESSFAQFQADRAVVGLARQVKAAEESLAGYAAAMTCDRGDFAEYAEIRGSLSDLEKLNRKDATAPRAVRDARQRELQSLRRRMQRHPAHSCPDREQHARWAERHRKLKRQVDKMRSQIEARTGTVARVFDRVVEVLTELDYVRVEEDGTTVLTAAGRTMRRIYGERDLLVAESIRTGIWDRLDAPSLAALVCALVYEPRRDEAGAGERGLPRGAFRVALSETEALWQRLDDLEQDHRLPGSEPPAIGLSQAMYSWARGSLLDRVLLEADMAAGDFVRWAKQTIDLLDQLSLVADAPLASTARTALDAVRRGIVAYTAV, from the coding sequence ATGAGCACGCCCAGCCCCGCGGAGCGGTATGCGCGCGCCACGAGTGCACAGCGCCATCCGGAGACCGCGGCGTTCGCGGCCATGCAGCGATTCACCCTGGACCCCTTCCAGATCGAGGGATGCGAGTCGTTGGAGGAGGGCCGCAGCGTCCTCGTCGCGGCGCCCACCGGAGCCGGCAAGACGATCGTCGGCGAGTTCGCCATCCACCTGGCCATGACGACCCCGCGGGACAAGGCGTTCTACACGACGCCCATGAAAGCGCTGTCGAACCAGAAGTTCCGCGAACTCGTCGAGGTGTACGGCGCCGAGAACGTGGGCCTGCTCACGGGCGACACGAACATCAACGGCAACGCCCGGATCGTCGTGATGACCACCGAGGTGCTCCGCAACATGCTCTACGCGTCCTCGTCGGCGCTGCGGGATCTGCGGTTCGTCGTCATGGACGAAGTGCACTACCTCGCCGACCGTTTCCGCGGTGCCGTGTGGGAAGAGGTGATCATCCACCTCCCTGCCGACGTCCGCCTCGTGTCGCTGTCGGCGACCGTGTCCAACGCCGAGGAGTTCGGCGACTGGCTGGACACCGTGCGCGGCGACACCGACATCATCGTCTCCGAGACCCGGCCGGTGCCGCTCGAGCAGCATGTGCTCGTGCGCGGGGATCTGCTCCCGCTCTTCGACGACCGGGCGGGGGTCGCGACCGCCCAGGTGAACCAGGAGCTCATGCGGATCCGGTCCGCGAACGGCCGCACGTTCGAGCAGAACCGGCAGGCGATGCAGAACCGCCGTTCGGACGGGCAGCATCGCCGGCCGCACAAGGGCGGACAGCGCCCCCTGCGGCCCGCCGCGGCACGCCGGGCGGAACGTATCGACCGTCCTGAGGTCATCGACCTGCTGGCACGGGCCAATCTCCTCCCGGCCATCTTCTTCATCTTCAGCCGTGCAGGTTGCGACGGCGCCGTCCAGCAGGTGCGTCGCTCCGGTCTGCGCCTGACCACGGCGCCGGAACGCCGGGAGATCCGGGAACTCGTCGAGGAGCACACCCGGGCCCTGCCGGAGGAGGACCTCGCCGCTCTCGGGTTCTGGGAGTGGCGCGAAAACCTGGAACGCGGGGTGGCGGCGCATCACGCGGGGCTGCTGCCCGCGTTCAAGGAGATCGTGGAGGAGCTCTTCCGCCGGAAGCTCGTGAAGGTGGTGTTCGCCACCGAGACGCTCGCGCTGGGCATCAACATGCCCGCGCGGACCGTCGTCCTGGAGAAGCTCGAGAAGTTCAATGGGGAGGCGCGTGTCGCCATCACCTCCGGCGAGTACACCCAGATCACCGGACGCGCAGGACGGCGGGGGATCGACGTCGAGGGGCACGCGGTCGTGCAGTGGACGGAGGGGATGGACCCCCAGGCGGTCGCCGCACTCGCGTCGCGGCGGACCTATCCGCTCAACTCCAGCTTCCGCCCGACCTACAACATGGCCGTGAACCTCATCGACCAGTTCGGCCGGAGCCGTGCCCGCGAGATCCTGGAGTCCTCGTTCGCCCAGTTCCAGGCCGACCGAGCGGTCGTCGGTCTCGCCCGCCAGGTGAAGGCGGCCGAGGAGTCCCTGGCCGGGTACGCGGCGGCGATGACCTGCGACCGCGGCGACTTCGCCGAGTATGCGGAGATCCGCGGCTCCCTGAGCGACCTGGAGAAGCTGAACCGCAAGGACGCCACCGCCCCGCGGGCGGTGCGGGATGCCCGGCAGCGCGAGTTGCAGTCGCTGCGACGTCGGATGCAGCGCCACCCCGCGCACTCCTGCCCCGACCGCGAGCAGCACGCGCGGTGGGCCGAACGGCACCGCAAGCTCAAGCGTCAGGTCGACAAGATGCGCTCCCAGATCGAGGCGCGCACCGGCACCGTCGCGCGAGTGTTCGACCGCGTCGTCGAGGTGCTCACGGAGCTCGACTACGTCCGGGTGGAGGAGGACGGCACCACCGTGCTCACCGCCGCCGGCCGGACGATGCGCCGTATCTACGGGGAACGCGATCTTCTCGTGGCGGAATCCATCCGCACCGGCATCTGGGATCGACTGGATGCGCCGTCCCTCGCGGCGCTCGTCTGCGCCCTCGTCTATGAACCGCGGCGGGACGAGGCCGGCGCCGGAGAGCGCGGCCTTCCGCGGGGAGCGTTCCGCGTCGCGCTGAGCGAGACCGAGGCGCTCTGGCAGCGGCTCGACGACCTGGAACAGGACCACCGGTTGCCCGGGTCGGAGCCCCCCGCGATCGGGCTGTCGCAGGCGATGTACTCGTGGGCGCGGGGTTCCCTGCTCGACCGCGTACTCCTCGAGGCGGACATGGCGGCGGGGGACTTCGTGCGATGGGCGAAGCAGACGATCGATCTGCTCGACCAGCTGTCGCTGGTGGCCGACGCGCCGCTCGCATCGACGGCGCGTACTGCGCTGGACGCCGTGCGTCGCGGGATCGTCGCTTACACGGCCGTCTGA